AGGAGCGTTCTTTATCCTCTTTATGGACGGGTACTTTTCCTCATTCTGCGACATTACCTCTTTCAGCATAGGTGTGAGCACAAGTCCTGGAGCCAAGGAAATTACTTTAGTTTCGGGGAGTTCCCAGGAGTAGAGTTTTAAGAGGCAGTTTAGCCCCGCCTTTGAAAGGGAGTAGGCGTTCCAACCCCTGTTGCAGTTCCTCGCAGCCCCCGAAGAAATACCTATTAAAGTTTTTACCTTTATTCCGAGTTCCATAAGCGTGTCTATTATTACCTTGTTGGACCACAGGTTTACCTTCATCACTTCGTCTATTTCGTGTAGGCTTATGTCCTTCATATCGGAAAACTTTCCGAGGATTCCCGCGTTCAGGATTGCAAGTTCCAGTTCTTTTACACCACTAAGGAGTTTAAAAAGACAGCCTTGAACTTCTTCTACCTTTAAAAGGTCGCACTTTACAAAGTGTATCTTCTCCTTGAATTCCTCGGGCAGGTGTCTGCTTAAAGCGTAAACCTCGTAGCCCCTCTTTATTCCTTCCTCTACGAGTGCCTTTCCCAGCCCTGAGCCTATTCCCGTTATGAACAACTTCATTTTTCTTTCTCCTCAAAGACTTGGTTTATAAGAATTTTAACGTCCTCGTCGCCGGCTTGAGCCTGAGCAAAGCCGTACAGGTCTCCCCTTTTAAAACCGGCGGTAGGCTCTTTTGATATTCTCGCGGTTAGCATAAGTTTTCCTTCTATAAAGTCCTCGGGGACGATTTTGTGTTTTCCGGTTATCTTAAACCTGTAAGGGAAATCTGGATTTTTAACTCTCAAAACCGCTACAGGTCTGGAACTTCCCTCCTTCATAACCGCTATTATTAGGTACCTTTCTCCTTTAGGAATTTTCTCCTTTAGTTTATCGTCCAGTATTACGACTCCCTTTACGTACTGCTTTTTGTACTTTTCAAGTATCTTTTTACCTTCAGGCGTCTGGTATTTCTTGGGCAGTTCCTGACAGGAGTAAATCAGTAGGGAAAGCAGTAAAAAAATCCACTTCATGTTTCTTCTCCGTACTCTAAGTATACTACCGTGACGCCCGAACCCCCTTCCTTGGGATAGGCGTCCCTGAAGAACTTAACCTTTTCGTTTTTTGAAAGGGCTTCCCTTACAGCACTCTTTAACTTTCCGCTTCCTATGCCGTGTATTACTTTAACGACTTTGTACCCAGCACTGTAAGCTTCTTCTATGAACTTTTCCAGTTCCCTTACCGCGGTTTCCACGTCTTTGCCGATTAAGTTTAGCGTGTCCCTTTTTTCCATTACCGGAGTTTGAACGGTCACTTTCGTTTCCTTTT
The genomic region above belongs to Aquifex aeolicus VF5 and contains:
- a CDS encoding SDR family NAD(P)-dependent oxidoreductase — its product is MKLFITGIGSGLGKALVEEGIKRGYEVYALSRHLPEEFKEKIHFVKCDLLKVEEVQGCLFKLLSGVKELELAILNAGILGKFSDMKDISLHEIDEVMKVNLWSNKVIIDTLMELGIKVKTLIGISSGAARNCNRGWNAYSLSKAGLNCLLKLYSWELPETKVISLAPGLVLTPMLKEVMSQNEEKYPSIKRIKNAPKLTPEKTAEFIFSILPKLESVESGSFVDVRDFPEYEEYILRYGVY
- a CDS encoding c-type cytochrome biogenesis protein CcmI/CycH, yielding MKWIFLLLSLLIYSCQELPKKYQTPEGKKILEKYKKQYVKGVVILDDKLKEKIPKGERYLIIAVMKEGSSRPVAVLRVKNPDFPYRFKITGKHKIVPEDFIEGKLMLTARISKEPTAGFKRGDLYGFAQAQAGDEDVKILINQVFEEKEK